A genomic region of Arachis hypogaea cultivar Tifrunner chromosome 5, arahy.Tifrunner.gnm2.J5K5, whole genome shotgun sequence contains the following coding sequences:
- the LOC140184816 gene encoding uncharacterized protein, with protein MEPSIEHRLCLRHLYANCKKAYGGGTVLRDLILSIAKATYVKEWERRMNLLKKKNRDCYEKLMGVDPKLWTKSHFTFMAKSDTLMNNISEAFNGRILEARDKPILTMFEWIRCYWMSRFTEKKKKAEKYEGSILPKPKKRLDVIATRSMEWQARWAGDLKFEVHHKNRMIMERFVVDLLAGTCSCRFWGLSGMPCPHACSAIFEKGDNPEEYCSNYYSPVAYLATYGKSIAPINGENM; from the coding sequence ATGGAACCTTCTATTGAGCATAGATTATGTTTAAGGCATCTTTATGCCAACTGTAAGAAGGCATATGGTGGAGGGACAGTTTTGAGGGATCTAATCCTATCCATTGCTAAAGCCACCTATGTGAAAGAGTGGGAGAGAAGAATGAATCTGCTCAAGAAGAAAAATAGAGATTGTTATGAGAAACTAATGGGAGTGGACCCAAAGTTGTGGACAAAGAGCCATTTCACGTTTATGGCAAAAAGTGATACGCTAATGAATAACATATCGGAGGCTTTCAACGGCAGGATTCTTGAGGCAAGAGACAAGCCCATTCTGACGATGTTTGAGTGGATTAGATGCTACTGGATGTCAAGATttacagagaagaagaagaaggctgaGAAGTATGAAGGATCCATTCTGCCTAAACCAAAAAAGAGGTTAGATGTCATTGCAACAAGAAGTATGGAATGGCAAGCTAGATGGGCAGGCGATCTGAAATTTGAGGtacatcacaaaaataggatgaTCATGGAAAGGTTTGTGGTGGATCTATTAGCTGGTACTTGCAGCTGTCGATTTTGGGGTTTAAGTGGCATGCCATGCCCACATGCATGCAGTGCCATCTTTGAAAAGGGTGATAATCCCGAAGAGTATTGCAGCAACTACTATAGTCCAGTAGCTTACCTTGCAACCTATGGAAAATCAATTGCTCCAATTAATGGAGAGAACATGTGA
- the LOC112800750 gene encoding AAA-ATPase At2g18193 → MALYTKNVSSYFTGIPSASSWFELYAAFSTFMMLLRTAINDMVPRQLRNLITTKLESFFAKFQSGNQVSLKIDRSWDRTSGKNRNELYHAAHEYLPSRINRTYKTLKVGKLEDCKNLVLAVDGNHEVVDEFEGSKFTWMLDEKTEKDSSKPKYTFILSFHEKQREKAMERYIPHVLRTYEAMKAEQKIVKIYSRSCDYWEQSELTHPATFDTLALDPELKTSIIDDLDRFLRRKELYKRVGKPWKRGYLLYGPPGTGKSSLVAAIANYLKFDVYDLELNSVFSNSDLMRAIRNTSNRSIIVIEDIDCNKEVQPRSPTEALSSPQDSESDKDGFGKGKGFTLSGLLNYMDGLWSSCGEERIMVFTTNHKERIDGALLRPGRMDMHINLSFLKGKGFRVLASNYLGLDGHHPLFQQIDDLLEKTEVTPAVVAEHLMRYEDPHHSLEAIVKFLTQMDAQNQLDLQFTTTTPST, encoded by the coding sequence ATGGCATTATACACAAAAAACGTTTCTTCTTATTTCACAGGCATTCCATCAGCATCATCATGGTTCGAGCTATATGCTGCCTTCTCCACCTTCATGATGCTTCTCAGAACAGCAATCAACGACATGGTTCCTCGTCAACTCCGTAACTTGATCACCACAAAGCTCGAATCTTTCTTCGCCAAGTTCCAGTCCGGCAACCAAGTCTCCCTCAAGATCGACCGCAGTTGGGACAGAACCTCCGGCAAGAACCGCAACGAACTCTACCATGCCGCACACGAATACCTTCCTTCAAGGATCAACAGAACCTACAAGACACTCAAAGTTGGCAAGCTTGAAGATTGCAAGAACCTCGTGCTTGCCGTTGATGGAAACCATGAAGTTGTGGATGAATTTGAAGGAAGCAAGTTCACGTGGATGCTCGATGAGAAAACCGAGAAGGATTCCTCCAAGCCCAAGTACACATTCATATTGAGCTTCCATGAGAAGCAGAGAGAGAAAGCCATGGAGAGGTACATACCTCATGTGCTGAGAACCTACGAGGCCATGAAAGCGGAGCAGAAGATTGTTAAAATCTACTCCAGGTCTTGTGATTACTGGGAACAGAGTGAGTTAACTCACCCTGCTACTTTTGACACGCTTGCCTTGGATCCTGAGTTGAAGACATCCATCATTGATGACTTGGATCGGTTCTTGAGGAGGAAGGAGCTGTACAAGAGAGTCGGGAAGCCATGGAAACGGGGATACCTCTTGTACGGACCTCCAGGAACTGGGAAATCTAGCTTGGTTGCGGCCATTGCTAACTACTTGAAGTTCGATGTGTATGATTTGGAGCTTAACTCTGTTTTCTCCAACTCGGATCTCATGAGAGCAATTAGGAACACATCAAACCGTTCCATTATTGTGATTGAAGACATTGATTGTAACAAAGAGGTGCAGCCTCGATCACCAACGGAAGCCCTTTCAAGTCCCCAAGATTCAGAGTCTGACAAGGACGGGTTCGGGAAGGGAAAGGGGTTTACGCTCTCTGGTTTGCTGAACTACATGGATGGGTTGTGGTCAAGCTGTGGAGAAGAGAGGATCATGGTGTTCACCACAAACCACAAAGAGAGGATTGATGGGGCGTTGCTGAGGCCGGGTCGCATGGACATGCACATCAACTTGTCATTTCTTAAGGGTAAAGGCTTCAGAGTCTTGGCTTCCAATTATCTTGGACTTGATGGCCATCACCCTCTCTTTCAGCAGATCGATGACTTGTTGGAAAAAACAGAGGTCACCCCTGCAGTTGTGGCTGAGCACCTTATGAGATACGAGGACCCTCATCATTCTTTGGAAGCAATTGTCAAATTCCTCACACAAATGGACGCGCAGAATCAACTGGACTTGCAATTCACTACTACTACACCATCAACTTAG
- the LOC140184815 gene encoding uncharacterized protein — MSHLRLLHIVAVVNGFKINKVLIDGGTAISLLPERMLGKVGKYFEELVPTNIAVTDFSGNSTPAKGLVTLTVKVGSSERHSVFVVVPSNASYNALLGRDWIHGVGVVPSTVHQSVLLWTKEGKPEIVKADSSLFVEQMHVDFRIYNPKLKPLNVDQSLNSYNCEGCYLTSEGLSVKLRYPDIPFEPTENKDDSSDKVESDRISKSTSCSMFVSTPLVECSYDSSITCNEVNDVSRTTDLIAEAHCVENKCSNELINDQVSSISDSIDFTFDCIYDLKPLGFEKYSFEDGHYKGFESQDPLEEINLGTHDDVRIIYVCKNLVDPFRTELFDLLHEFKDCFTWDYHEMPGFDRSLVEHRLALKPNARPVKQTPRHFAPTINVKIKEEIKRLIKAKFIRTARYVEWVSNIVPMMKKMEN; from the exons ATGTCTCATTTGCGTCTCCTTCACATTGTTGCTGTTGTGAATGGGTTCAAAATAAATAAGGTACTGATTGATGGTGGGACAGCAATAAGTCTCTTGCCTGAAAGGATGCTAGGGAAAGTAGGGAAATATTTCGAGGAGTTGGTCCCTACAAACATCgctgtgactgattttagtggtaATTCTACGCCAGCAAAAGGGTTGGTCACATTGACGGTGAAAGTGGGGTCTTCGGAGAGACACTCTGTATTTGTGGTAGTGCCATCAAATGCTAGTTATAACGCCTTGCTTGGGAGAGATTGGATCCATGGAGTAGGTGTTGTACCATCTACAGTACATCAGAGTGTGCTTCTATGGACTAAAGAAGGCAAGCCTGAAATCGTCAAAGCAGATTCGAGTCTTTTTGTCGAACAGATGCATGTTGATTTTAGAATATATAATCCTAAATTGAAGCCTTTAAATGTTGATCAATCTCTAAATTCTTATAATTGTGAAGGTTGCTACTTGACTTCAGAAGGACTTTCGGTGAAGTTGCGCTATCCGGATATACCCTTCGAGCCGACGG aaaataaagatgattcttctGATAAAGTTGAATCAGATAGGATTAGTAAATCTACTAGTTGTAGTATGTTTGTTTCGACACCTCTAGTCGAATGTAGTTATGATTCTTCTATTACTTGTAATGAAGTTAATGATGTGAGTCGGACTACCGATTTAATAGCAGAGGCTCATTGTGTGGAAAATAAATGTAGTAATGAATTAATCAATGATCAAGTTTCTTCTATCTCTGATTCCATTGATTTTACTTTCGATTGTATTTATGATTTGAAGCCTTTGGGATTTGAAAAGTATTCATTCGAAGATGGTCATTATAAAGGGTTTGAATCTCAAGATCCTTTAGAAGAAATTAATTTGGGGACTCATGATGATGTTCGAATTATATATGTTTGTAAAAATCTTGTTGATCCTTTTCGAACTGAGCTTTTCGATCTGTTACATGAGTTTAAAGATTGCTTCACATGGGATTATCATGAAATGCCTGGTTTCGATCGTTCATTAGTAGAACATCGATTAGCATTAAAACCTAATGCTCGACCTGTGAAACAAACCCCAAGACATTTTGCTCCTACAATCAAtgtgaaaattaaagaagagataaaacgCTTGATCAAAGCAAAATTTATTCGAACTGCTCGTTATGTGGAGTGGGTGTCGAATATTGTTCCAATGATGAAGAAAATGGAAAATTGA